From the Desulfovibrio sp. JY genome, one window contains:
- a CDS encoding ATP-binding cassette domain-containing protein — MDATSSAPVLEVTGARKHFGEFTAVDGVSFSVAHGECFGLLGPNGAGKTTTIRMIYGFSPLSGGSIRVFGLDVATAFRRIRARLGVCQQANTLDPDLSVLENLLVFAAYFRIPKGEALSRAESLLAFFALEGKKRLSYEELSGGMARRLMLARAIINKPDLLILDEPTTGLDPQSRNTLWDRLLDLKRQGLTILLTTHAMEEAERFCDRLCIVDHGRVTTEGDPRGLILAHAGRQVLEVESPGEDFIAAMTGEGWRFDRSGRRLLVYGEDRAALLALRERFCPELGMLRPATLEDVFLRLTGRELRE, encoded by the coding sequence ATGGACGCGACATCTTCCGCCCCGGTGCTCGAGGTGACCGGGGCACGAAAGCATTTCGGCGAGTTCACGGCCGTCGACGGGGTAAGCTTTTCCGTGGCCCACGGCGAATGCTTCGGCCTGCTCGGGCCAAACGGCGCGGGCAAGACCACCACCATCCGCATGATCTACGGATTCTCGCCCTTAAGCGGCGGGTCCATCCGCGTCTTCGGCCTGGATGTGGCCACGGCCTTTCGGCGCATCCGGGCCCGCCTCGGCGTGTGCCAGCAGGCCAACACCCTGGACCCGGACTTAAGCGTGCTCGAAAACCTGCTCGTTTTCGCCGCCTACTTCCGCATCCCCAAAGGGGAGGCGCTTTCCCGGGCCGAATCGCTGCTGGCCTTTTTCGCCCTGGAAGGAAAAAAGCGCCTCAGCTACGAGGAGCTTTCCGGCGGCATGGCCAGACGGCTCATGCTCGCCCGGGCCATCATCAACAAGCCGGACCTGCTCATCCTCGACGAACCGACCACCGGCCTTGACCCCCAGTCGCGCAACACCCTCTGGGACCGGCTACTCGACCTCAAGCGCCAGGGGCTCACCATTTTGCTGACCACCCACGCCATGGAGGAGGCCGAGCGCTTCTGCGACCGGCTGTGCATCGTCGACCACGGCCGGGTGACGACCGAGGGCGATCCGCGCGGCCTCATCCTCGCCCACGCCGGCCGGCAGGTGCTGGAAGTGGAATCGCCCGGCGAGGATTTTATCGCTGCCATGACCGGCGAGGGCTGGCGCTTCGACCGTTCGGGCCGCCGGCTTTTGGTTTACGGCGAGGACCGGGCCGCCCTGCTCGCCTTGCGCGAGCGTTTTTGCCCGGAGCTGGGCATGTTGCGCCCGGCCACCCTTGAGGACGTGTTTTTGCGCCTGACCGGCAGGGAGCTTCGGGAATGA
- a CDS encoding ABC transporter permease → MTADARFTSLFWTVWRRNLLVYRRIWAINFLPPLLEPLFYLLAFGVGFAGLVTDVTWHGEPLGFIRFFAPALIAATAMWQAFMETTYSSFVRMFYQKTYDALLATPLSLEEIIVAEIVWGATRSLIAATLMLAVVAGLGYAPSWQALVSLPVAVLGGLAFGAMGMAVTSVTGSIDMFNIPIFLVITPMFLFSGTFFPVDALPAWAAHIAAVLPLYHLAELVRAACLGRLNAASLVHALVLAAFFLAFLPLALAGMRRRLVR, encoded by the coding sequence ATGACGGCCGACGCCCGCTTCACAAGCCTTTTTTGGACGGTCTGGCGGCGCAATCTGCTGGTCTATCGCCGCATCTGGGCGATAAACTTCCTGCCGCCGCTGCTGGAGCCGCTTTTTTACCTGCTCGCCTTCGGCGTCGGCTTCGCCGGGCTGGTGACCGACGTGACCTGGCACGGGGAACCCCTGGGCTTCATCCGGTTCTTCGCCCCGGCGCTCATTGCGGCCACGGCCATGTGGCAGGCCTTCATGGAAACGACCTACTCCTCGTTCGTGCGCATGTTCTACCAGAAGACCTACGACGCGCTGCTGGCCACGCCGCTGTCCCTGGAGGAGATCATCGTGGCCGAGATCGTCTGGGGCGCGACCCGTTCGCTCATCGCCGCCACGCTCATGCTCGCGGTGGTGGCCGGACTCGGCTACGCCCCGAGCTGGCAAGCCCTGGTCTCCCTGCCCGTCGCCGTCCTCGGCGGCCTGGCCTTCGGGGCCATGGGCATGGCCGTAACCAGCGTCACGGGCTCCATCGACATGTTCAACATTCCGATCTTCCTGGTCATCACGCCCATGTTCCTTTTTTCCGGCACCTTTTTCCCCGTCGACGCCCTGCCCGCCTGGGCCGCCCATATCGCCGCCGTCCTGCCGCTCTATCATCTGGCCGAGCTGGTCCGGGCCGCCTGCCTGGGCCGATTAAACGCCGCCTCCCTGGTCCACGCCCTGGTCCTAGCCGCGTTCTTCCTGGCCTTCCTGCCCCTGGCCCTGGCCGGCATGCGCCGCCGGCTCGTTCGATAG
- a CDS encoding CBS domain-containing protein, which produces MSEVYISSMLGRPVIDPTGAALGRLDDLRLVPGDSLPVVTGLFIREGHERRFVPWSAVNLFTPVVVSADPDVAGHADDHLADSPDIRLRRDILDRQIVDVDGAKVVRVNDLKLVTRGANLLLAAVDVGLRGMARRLGMLRFWNRLAGFFGTSLPVREIDWRYVAQLDPNADRLTLTVARERLTDMHPADIAEILAQLPHKEAGAMLESLDPETLGETMGELDTELGVRVISQLDSERASDILEEMEPHEAADLLGDLPEEKARELLELMDAEDAEMVQELLEHEEDTAGGLMNNLFASVPPAMTAEEAINYVRLVGAEVDNVYYVYVIRGDETPLGVVTLKRLLLAPPKTPVAEIMTVGLKAVTVDATPHDVMEIIAKYNLLAVPVLDDAGHMAGIVPADDVLEMFLPESVTRKRFAAL; this is translated from the coding sequence ATGAGCGAAGTCTACATCAGCTCCATGCTGGGGCGTCCCGTCATCGATCCGACCGGCGCGGCCCTCGGCCGCCTGGACGACTTGCGCCTGGTCCCGGGCGACTCCCTGCCCGTGGTCACCGGGCTTTTCATCCGCGAAGGCCATGAACGCCGCTTCGTGCCCTGGAGCGCGGTCAACCTCTTCACCCCGGTGGTGGTCTCGGCCGACCCGGACGTGGCCGGCCATGCCGACGACCATCTGGCCGATTCCCCGGACATCCGCCTGCGCCGCGACATCCTCGACCGTCAGATCGTGGACGTGGACGGGGCCAAGGTGGTGCGGGTCAACGACCTGAAACTCGTCACCCGCGGCGCGAACCTGCTCTTGGCCGCCGTGGACGTGGGCCTTCGCGGCATGGCCAGAAGGCTCGGCATGCTGCGCTTCTGGAATCGGCTGGCCGGATTTTTCGGCACGAGCCTGCCCGTGCGCGAGATCGACTGGCGCTACGTGGCCCAGCTCGACCCCAATGCCGACCGGCTCACCCTGACCGTGGCCCGCGAGCGCCTAACCGACATGCACCCGGCCGACATCGCCGAGATCCTGGCCCAGCTCCCCCACAAGGAAGCCGGGGCCATGCTCGAATCCCTCGACCCCGAGACCCTGGGCGAGACCATGGGCGAACTCGACACCGAGTTGGGGGTTCGGGTCATAAGCCAGCTCGACAGCGAGCGGGCCTCGGACATCCTGGAGGAGATGGAGCCCCATGAGGCGGCCGACCTGCTCGGCGACCTGCCCGAGGAAAAGGCCAGGGAACTGCTCGAGCTCATGGACGCCGAGGACGCCGAGATGGTCCAGGAGCTCCTGGAGCACGAGGAGGACACGGCCGGCGGCCTCATGAACAACCTCTTCGCCTCCGTGCCCCCGGCCATGACCGCCGAAGAGGCCATCAACTACGTCCGGCTCGTCGGGGCCGAAGTCGACAACGTCTACTACGTCTACGTCATCCGGGGCGACGAGACCCCGCTTGGCGTGGTCACCCTCAAGCGGCTGCTTCTGGCCCCGCCCAAGACCCCCGTGGCCGAGATCATGACCGTGGGGCTCAAGGCCGTCACGGTCGACGCCACGCCCCATGACGTCATGGAGATCATCGCCAAGTACAACCTGCTCGCCGTGCCCGTGCTCGACGACGCCGGGCACATGGCCGGCATCGTGCCGGCCGACGACGTGCTGGAGATGTTTCTGCCCGAATCCGTGACCCGGAAGCGTTTCGCCGCGCTGTAG
- a CDS encoding Nramp family divalent metal transporter: MTASDIVSPFKKLSRRNILMFLAILGPGIITANVDNDAGGITTYSLAGAQYGYSLLWMLIPTTISLVVVQEMCARMGAVTGKGLSDLIRESFGLRITFYIMIALFLTNLGNTISEFAGIAAGMEIFGVSKFISVPIAAVLVWLLIVKGSYRIVERVFLVACVIYLAYPLAALSADVPWLEVAKASVTPSFRADGGYVAMMIGLVGTTIAPWMQFYQQAAVVEKGITAEKYGYTRLDVIFGCLFAVAVALFIVVSCAASIFGQGLPIETAADAAKALEPLVGKYASGLFAVGLINASLFAAGVLPLSTAYYICEAMGWELGIDKDFRKAPQFFWLFTLSIVIGALTILIPGMPLLAVMYVSQVINGVVLPFVLILMLLLVNDKRLMGKFVNGPVFNTVAWVTVAGLIGLTALMTLDTVIPGAIASMVKLVTW; this comes from the coding sequence ATGACCGCTTCCGATATCGTCTCGCCGTTCAAGAAACTCTCTCGCCGCAACATATTGATGTTTCTGGCTATTCTCGGACCTGGCATCATCACGGCCAATGTGGACAACGATGCCGGCGGCATCACCACCTATTCCCTGGCCGGCGCCCAGTACGGCTACTCGCTTTTGTGGATGCTCATCCCCACCACCATCTCGCTGGTGGTGGTGCAGGAGATGTGCGCCCGCATGGGCGCGGTCACGGGCAAGGGACTCTCCGACCTCATCCGGGAGTCGTTTGGCCTGCGCATCACGTTTTACATCATGATCGCGCTGTTTCTGACCAACCTCGGCAACACCATCTCGGAATTCGCCGGCATCGCCGCCGGCATGGAGATTTTCGGCGTCTCCAAGTTCATTTCCGTGCCCATCGCCGCGGTCCTGGTCTGGCTGCTCATCGTCAAGGGCTCGTACCGCATCGTGGAGCGCGTCTTTCTGGTCGCCTGCGTGATCTACCTGGCCTATCCCCTGGCGGCGCTTTCCGCCGACGTGCCCTGGCTCGAGGTGGCCAAGGCGTCGGTGACACCGAGCTTCCGGGCCGACGGCGGCTACGTGGCCATGATGATCGGCCTGGTCGGCACGACCATCGCCCCCTGGATGCAGTTCTACCAGCAGGCGGCCGTGGTGGAAAAAGGGATCACCGCCGAGAAATACGGCTACACGCGCCTGGACGTCATTTTCGGCTGCCTGTTCGCCGTGGCCGTGGCCCTTTTCATCGTGGTGTCCTGCGCCGCCTCGATCTTCGGCCAGGGGCTGCCCATCGAGACCGCCGCCGACGCGGCCAAGGCCCTGGAGCCGCTGGTCGGCAAGTACGCCTCGGGACTCTTCGCGGTGGGGCTCATCAACGCCTCGCTTTTCGCCGCCGGCGTCCTGCCGCTGTCCACGGCCTACTACATCTGCGAGGCCATGGGCTGGGAACTCGGCATCGACAAGGACTTCCGCAAGGCGCCGCAGTTCTTCTGGCTTTTCACCCTCAGCATCGTGATCGGGGCGCTGACCATCCTCATCCCGGGCATGCCGCTTCTGGCCGTGATGTACGTCTCGCAGGTCATAAACGGCGTGGTGCTGCCCTTCGTGCTCATCCTGATGCTGCTTCTGGTCAACGACAAGCGGCTGATGGGAAAATTCGTCAACGGCCCGGTCTTCAACACCGTGGCCTGGGTGACGGTGGCCGGTCTGATCGGGCTTACGGCCCTGATGACCCTGGATACGGTCATCCCCGGGGCCATCGCCTCCATGGTGAAGCTCGTGACGTGGTAG
- a CDS encoding chemotaxis protein CheC: MPLSPLQLDILQELINIGVGRAAGMLNQMVNTHIQLQVPVLRVLSAAELAAMYADRQNTLFSAVQLHFSGGFAGVSALIFPPESASKLVAVVLGKEGMGCDEAMRCGTLQEVGNIVLNGVMGSIANILKEPLRFAPPDFVEADIAGIIGEKSSMILVARTQFSIKDHLIEGEVLIIFSLSSFDTLLAAIDSLAGTD; this comes from the coding sequence ATGCCCCTTTCCCCTTTGCAGCTCGATATCCTGCAGGAACTCATCAACATCGGCGTTGGGCGTGCCGCCGGCATGCTCAACCAGATGGTCAACACCCACATCCAGTTGCAGGTGCCGGTGCTCAGGGTGCTTTCCGCCGCCGAGTTGGCCGCCATGTACGCCGACCGGCAAAACACCCTTTTTTCCGCGGTGCAGCTGCATTTTTCCGGTGGGTTCGCCGGCGTAAGCGCCCTGATCTTCCCGCCGGAATCTGCCTCCAAGCTGGTGGCCGTGGTGCTCGGCAAGGAAGGCATGGGCTGCGACGAGGCCATGCGGTGCGGCACGCTCCAGGAAGTGGGCAATATCGTTTTAAACGGCGTCATGGGCTCCATCGCCAATATCCTCAAGGAGCCGTTGCGCTTCGCCCCGCCGGATTTCGTCGAGGCCGACATTGCCGGCATCATCGGCGAAAAATCGAGCATGATCCTCGTGGCCCGTACCCAGTTCAGCATCAAGGACCACCTCATCGAGGGCGAGGTCCTGATCATCTTCAGCCTGTCCTCGTTCGACACCCTGCTCGCCGCCATCGACTCCCTGGCCGGTACGGACTGA
- a CDS encoding response regulator: MPTLLIADDSMFQRFQAAKVAREAGFDVLEAKDGAECLRLAHEHRPQALLLDLNMPDPGGLAVMEILARELPDIVVAVVTADIQETTRSRCLELGAKCFLNKPLDASDLTRALGSLLK, translated from the coding sequence ATGCCGACATTGCTCATTGCCGATGACTCCATGTTCCAGCGTTTTCAGGCGGCCAAGGTCGCCCGGGAGGCCGGATTCGACGTGCTCGAGGCCAAGGACGGCGCGGAATGCCTGCGCCTGGCCCACGAGCACCGGCCCCAGGCGCTGTTGCTCGACCTCAACATGCCCGACCCCGGCGGTCTGGCCGTCATGGAGATCCTGGCGCGCGAGCTGCCGGACATCGTCGTCGCCGTGGTCACGGCGGATATTCAGGAAACCACACGGAGCCGCTGCCTGGAGCTGGGGGCCAAGTGCTTTCTCAACAAACCCCTGGATGCCTCGGACCTGACGCGCGCGCTCGGCTCCTTGCTCAAATGA
- a CDS encoding PAS domain S-box protein: MKRSGFATAFGRRLRHLRRLAGLTQAALAGRSGVSLEHLNKIERGAAAPSLAAVESLQLALGVEPASLFLFPGEGPAEAEVRPCAGSSSRLGLFTWRPDTGLIRAAPSLRRLLGQTGHGRQEPPAAFFEALFPLDVEEALAAFAALEKPGDRQTLAPRFRRRDGEMRQGTLTLELFAEERGGRRGGVGVVVDTSETLRLRRLVRGEAALIDRRVRERSARLERTVERLRREKAEAEARERRYRGSFQNAPLGMFHSTPEGSYLDANQALATLYGYDSPDALRRRVRDIPRQLYGDPAQREDMARLLAEQGHVSGFEATVRRRDGSLVPTRRDVRAVTDADGGVLYYEGFVQDVTDLDNVGQYLRRYVRIIAASSDMVALIDPDGRYLFVNDAYVAAFGRKREEMIGRRIGDFLGHDFYEAKVAPQLARCLAGTPVMYEVWTELPALGRRFLSLHFAPWLEEAGKPCVVVSIRDMTETRLAVEELRESEKTTSILYRVSNAVASEEDMQVLFRTIHGILGEVIDAREFFISLVDQKHDRLEYVYHVSAVDPPPPPLEGLKSLVTPLTRDNFNEFKGVDARIEVMRTAHPLRVTRRGMRLSGIVCSPRTPAVWLGVPIRVRQEVLGVMAVMHYSDATRYGRKEAELLLSVAEQLALGVERRRTLDALCAAKEEADRANEAKSRFLANMSHEIRTPMNAIMGLTEVTLRTQLSGEQRDYIDTVRDAACHLLDILNDILDFSKIEARQMTVDVVDYDLHDLLRRVVRTLGGAARDKGLWLTLDVDVGVPRNVRGDPGKVRQVLVNLIGNAVKFTETGGVTVRAALTMPDGGGEQAAAVPLLRVEVADTGIGIPTEMCEAVFESFRQADNSTARRFGGTGLGLAISRELARLMGGDIRVRSTPGSGSLFTFTTAFLPGEVRPDSGRPAESDIATSRRPLRVLVAEDNPVNIKLMSIHLKKLGHEAVVATSGEAALSLLSAGRFDLVLMDVEMPSMDGLTAARAIRSGGTATEPIDQKNIPIIAVTAHVTPEARQACVAAGMDDYVGKPVNLDELAHTIDRLASRAGPPDRDMAAGQVPNGPQGVLDVEWALRRLGIDRELFTPILDTSLGEFQSRLEAAGKALADGDRDRVRLHAHTLKSIAATMGAGDCLGLTVTLERAALEAAPPALADLLARLGRALKAVVAASRS, translated from the coding sequence ATGAAACGATCCGGATTCGCCACCGCTTTTGGCCGCAGACTGCGCCATTTGCGCCGGTTGGCCGGCCTGACCCAGGCCGCGCTGGCCGGACGGTCCGGCGTTTCCCTGGAACATCTCAACAAGATCGAACGCGGCGCGGCCGCGCCATCGCTTGCCGCCGTCGAGTCCCTGCAGCTGGCCCTTGGCGTGGAGCCGGCCTCGTTGTTTCTTTTCCCCGGGGAAGGCCCAGCCGAGGCGGAAGTCCGCCCCTGCGCCGGTTCCTCGTCCCGCCTCGGGCTTTTCACCTGGCGTCCGGACACGGGGCTGATCCGGGCCGCGCCGTCCCTGCGCCGCCTGCTCGGTCAGACCGGGCACGGGAGGCAGGAGCCGCCGGCCGCTTTTTTCGAAGCCCTGTTCCCCCTGGACGTCGAGGAGGCCCTGGCCGCCTTTGCCGCCCTGGAAAAGCCCGGCGACCGCCAGACGCTTGCGCCGCGTTTTCGCCGGCGCGACGGCGAAATGCGCCAGGGCACGCTGACCCTCGAGCTTTTCGCCGAGGAGCGGGGCGGCCGGCGGGGCGGCGTCGGCGTGGTGGTCGATACTTCCGAAACGCTGCGGCTGCGGCGGCTGGTGCGCGGCGAAGCGGCCCTGATCGATCGCCGGGTGCGGGAACGCTCCGCCCGCCTGGAGCGCACGGTGGAGCGGTTGCGCCGGGAGAAGGCCGAGGCGGAGGCGCGGGAGCGCCGCTACCGGGGCAGCTTCCAAAACGCCCCCCTGGGCATGTTCCACTCCACGCCGGAAGGCAGCTATCTGGACGCCAACCAGGCGTTGGCCACGCTTTACGGCTACGACAGCCCCGATGCCCTGCGCCGCCGGGTCAGGGATATCCCCCGGCAGCTATACGGCGACCCGGCGCAGCGGGAGGACATGGCCCGGCTGCTGGCCGAACAGGGGCATGTCAGCGGGTTCGAGGCGACCGTGCGTCGCCGCGACGGAAGCCTGGTGCCCACCCGGCGCGACGTGCGGGCCGTGACCGACGCCGACGGCGGGGTGCTCTATTACGAAGGCTTCGTGCAGGACGTCACGGACCTGGACAATGTCGGCCAGTACCTGCGCCGCTACGTCCGCATCATCGCCGCCTCGTCGGACATGGTGGCGCTTATCGACCCGGACGGTCGATACCTGTTCGTCAACGACGCCTATGTCGCGGCGTTCGGCCGCAAGCGCGAAGAGATGATCGGCCGTCGGATCGGGGATTTCCTGGGGCACGACTTCTACGAGGCGAAGGTCGCGCCGCAACTGGCCAGGTGCCTGGCCGGCACGCCGGTCATGTACGAGGTCTGGACCGAACTGCCGGCCCTGGGCCGGCGCTTCCTCAGCCTGCATTTCGCCCCCTGGCTGGAGGAAGCGGGCAAGCCCTGCGTGGTGGTCAGCATCAGGGACATGACCGAGACCCGGCTGGCGGTGGAGGAATTGCGCGAAAGCGAGAAGACCACCTCCATCCTCTATCGCGTTTCCAACGCCGTGGCTTCGGAAGAGGACATGCAGGTCCTTTTTCGCACCATCCACGGCATCCTCGGCGAGGTCATCGACGCCAGGGAATTTTTCATCAGCCTGGTCGACCAGAAGCATGACCGCCTGGAATACGTGTACCACGTCAGCGCCGTCGATCCGCCGCCGCCGCCGCTGGAAGGGCTCAAAAGCCTGGTCACCCCGCTGACCCGCGACAATTTCAACGAGTTCAAGGGCGTGGACGCGCGTATCGAGGTGATGCGCACGGCCCATCCCCTGCGCGTCACCCGCCGGGGCATGCGCCTTTCCGGCATCGTCTGTTCCCCGCGCACCCCCGCGGTCTGGCTCGGGGTGCCCATCCGGGTGCGCCAGGAAGTGCTCGGGGTCATGGCCGTCATGCATTATTCCGATGCGACGCGCTATGGCCGCAAGGAGGCCGAGCTGCTGTTGTCCGTGGCCGAGCAGCTGGCCCTTGGCGTGGAGCGTCGCCGCACCCTCGACGCGTTGTGCGCCGCCAAGGAGGAGGCCGACCGGGCCAACGAGGCCAAGAGTCGGTTTCTGGCCAACATGAGCCATGAAATCCGCACGCCCATGAACGCGATCATGGGACTGACGGAAGTGACGCTGCGCACGCAGCTTTCGGGCGAGCAGCGCGACTACATCGACACGGTGCGCGACGCGGCCTGTCATCTGCTCGACATCCTCAACGATATCCTGGACTTTTCCAAGATCGAGGCCCGCCAGATGACCGTCGACGTGGTGGACTACGATTTGCACGATCTGTTGCGCCGGGTCGTCAGGACCCTTGGCGGCGCGGCCCGGGACAAGGGTCTGTGGCTCACCCTGGACGTCGACGTCGGCGTGCCGCGAAACGTGCGCGGCGATCCGGGCAAGGTCCGGCAGGTGCTCGTCAACCTCATCGGCAACGCCGTGAAATTCACCGAGACCGGGGGCGTGACGGTCCGGGCCGCCCTGACCATGCCCGATGGCGGCGGCGAGCAGGCCGCTGCTGTGCCGCTTTTGCGCGTGGAGGTGGCCGACACGGGCATCGGTATCCCGACCGAAATGTGCGAGGCCGTTTTCGAGAGCTTTCGGCAGGCCGACAATTCCACGGCCCGCCGCTTCGGCGGCACGGGCCTGGGCCTGGCCATCAGCCGGGAGCTGGCCCGCCTCATGGGCGGCGATATCCGCGTGCGCTCGACGCCGGGCTCCGGCAGCCTGTTCACCTTCACCACCGCCTTCCTGCCCGGCGAGGTCCGGCCCGACTCCGGGCGTCCCGCCGAAAGCGACATCGCCACGTCCCGCCGGCCCTTGCGGGTATTGGTGGCCGAGGACAACCCGGTCAACATCAAGCTCATGTCCATCCATCTCAAGAAGCTTGGGCACGAGGCCGTGGTGGCCACCTCCGGCGAAGCGGCGCTGTCGCTTTTATCCGCCGGGCGCTTCGATCTGGTGCTCATGGATGTCGAGATGCCGTCCATGGACGGCCTGACCGCCGCCAGGGCCATCCGGTCCGGCGGGACCGCCACGGAGCCCATCGACCAGAAAAATATCCCCATCATCGCGGTGACGGCCCATGTCACGCCCGAGGCGCGCCAAGCCTGCGTGGCGGCCGGCATGGACGATTATGTGGGCAAGCCCGTCAATCTGGATGAGCTGGCCCATACGATCGACCGTCTGGCGTCCCGGGCTGGCCCGCCGGACAGGGACATGGCCGCGGGCCAGGTCCCCAACGGGCCGCAGGGCGTGCTGGACGTGGAGTGGGCCTTGCGGCGCCTGGGCATCGATCGGGAATTGTTCACCCCGATCCTGGACACCTCCCTGGGCGAGTTTCAAAGTCGCCTGGAGGCGGCCGGCAAGGCCTTGGCCGATGGCGACAGGGACAGGGTGCGGCTGCACGCCCATACCCTCAAGTCCATCGCCGCCACCATGGGCGCGGGCGATTGCCTGGGGCTGACCGTCACCCTGGAACGGGCCGCCCTGGAGGCGGCGCCGCCGGCGCTTGCCGATCTGTTGGCGCGGCTTGGCCGGGCGCTTAAGGCTGTGGTCGCGGCCAGTCGGTCTTGA